One genomic segment of Dysosmobacter sp. Marseille-Q4140 includes these proteins:
- a CDS encoding phage major capsid protein encodes MAYHYENIRLEKGMYGRSGRTFSQTLEELDPSEQYRGTALEGLDAFQRQLKRFDIRVKGAGSDCVEKFFHTTDSSVLFPEFVSRVVRQGLEEESILPAITATVTRFDGMDYRSIASVPTESEKELKRVEEGAQIPETSVRTQENLVRLHKRGRMLVASYEAIRFQRLDLFSVTLRQIGAYIGRMHVQDAVDVIMKGDGNDNAAPVFEVGDGTISGSSGSLSYEGLLDFWSQFDPYTMNTMLVSGDVMLAMLKLSEFQNPLTGLNFQGTGTLTTPLGAKLLRTTACPAGTLIGLDKNYALEQICGSEVTVEYDKLIDRQLERAAITSISGFAKLFDGASKVLTV; translated from the coding sequence ATGGCTTATCACTATGAGAACATCCGCCTGGAGAAGGGCATGTACGGCCGCAGCGGCCGCACCTTCTCTCAGACCCTGGAGGAGCTGGATCCCAGCGAGCAGTACCGGGGCACGGCCCTGGAGGGCCTGGACGCCTTCCAGCGCCAGCTCAAGCGCTTCGACATCCGGGTGAAGGGCGCCGGGTCCGACTGCGTGGAGAAGTTTTTCCACACCACGGATTCCTCCGTGCTGTTCCCGGAGTTCGTGTCCCGGGTGGTGCGCCAGGGCCTGGAGGAGGAGAGCATCCTGCCCGCTATCACCGCCACCGTAACCCGCTTTGACGGCATGGACTACCGCTCCATCGCCTCCGTGCCCACGGAGAGCGAGAAGGAGCTCAAGCGGGTGGAAGAGGGCGCCCAGATCCCGGAGACCAGCGTCCGCACCCAGGAGAATCTGGTGCGCCTGCACAAGCGGGGCCGTATGCTGGTGGCCTCCTATGAGGCCATCCGGTTCCAGCGGCTGGACCTGTTCTCCGTGACCCTGCGCCAGATCGGCGCTTACATCGGACGGATGCACGTTCAGGACGCTGTGGACGTCATTATGAAGGGCGACGGCAATGACAACGCGGCTCCGGTTTTTGAAGTGGGGGATGGCACCATCTCCGGCAGCTCCGGTTCCCTGAGCTACGAGGGCCTGCTGGACTTCTGGAGCCAGTTCGACCCCTACACCATGAATACCATGCTGGTGTCCGGGGATGTGATGCTGGCCATGCTGAAGCTGAGCGAGTTCCAGAACCCCCTGACGGGGCTGAACTTCCAGGGCACCGGTACGCTGACCACGCCTCTGGGCGCCAAGCTCCTGCGGACCACCGCCTGCCCCGCCGGGACCCTGATCGGCCTGGACAAGAACTACGCCCTGGAGCAGATCTGCGGCAGCGAGGTGACGGTGGAGTACGACAAGCTCATCGACCGTCAGCTGGAGCGGGCGGCCATTACCTCCATCTCCGGCTTTGCAAAGCTCTTTGACGGCGCCAGCAAGGTACTGACGGTCTGA
- a CDS encoding PBSX family phage terminase large subunit, whose translation MGLRSCVGPWRRPPRTGGGRTAEITRFSPKQKKVLTWWRRQRWEAIICDGAVRSGKTFSMGLSFFLWAQSCFDGRQFGLCGKTISSLRRNLLQDLVPYLRRLGMTVREVRSENLLIVRTGGRENRFLIFGGRDESSAALIQGSTLAGVLLDEAALMPRSFVEQACARCSVPGSRLWFNCNPEGPQHWFYREWILKAEQRRALYLHFTMEDNPALTPRIRARYRRAYSGVFYRRFVLGEWTAAQGLVYDFFDRSRCPPAPEGPFEAWRVSVDYGTSNPASFGLWGRRNGVWYRTAEYYYDSRRTGRQKTDGEYVEDLRRLAGDRVIQRVIADPSAASFILALQRAGFPVVKARNDVADGIRVTADLLKAGRLVICEGCADLLREMELYCWEDRGTRDAPRKEHDHAMDEMRYFAMDVAAEEQGGFAATCVERRAL comes from the coding sequence ATGGGGCTGAGGAGCTGTGTCGGGCCCTGGCGGAGGCCGCCGAGGACGGGGGGTGGGAGGACGGCTGAGATCACGCGGTTTTCCCCCAAGCAGAAGAAGGTTCTGACCTGGTGGCGGCGGCAGCGGTGGGAAGCTATCATCTGTGACGGCGCCGTCCGCAGCGGAAAGACCTTTTCCATGGGGCTGTCCTTCTTCCTGTGGGCCCAGAGCTGCTTTGACGGGCGGCAGTTCGGCCTGTGCGGCAAGACCATCTCCTCCCTGCGGCGGAATCTGCTGCAGGATCTGGTGCCGTACCTGAGACGGCTGGGGATGACGGTGCGGGAGGTGCGGTCGGAGAACCTGCTGATCGTCCGGACCGGGGGGCGGGAGAACCGCTTCCTGATCTTCGGCGGACGGGACGAGTCCAGTGCCGCCCTGATCCAGGGCAGCACCCTGGCGGGGGTGCTGCTGGATGAGGCGGCCCTGATGCCGCGGAGCTTCGTGGAGCAGGCCTGTGCCCGGTGCAGCGTACCGGGCAGCCGCCTGTGGTTCAACTGCAACCCTGAGGGGCCTCAGCACTGGTTTTACCGGGAGTGGATCCTGAAGGCGGAGCAGCGGCGGGCGCTGTACCTTCACTTTACCATGGAGGACAACCCGGCGCTGACGCCCCGGATCCGGGCCCGCTACCGGCGGGCCTACTCCGGGGTGTTTTACCGGCGGTTCGTGCTGGGGGAGTGGACCGCCGCCCAGGGGCTGGTGTACGACTTCTTCGACCGCAGCCGCTGCCCTCCCGCGCCGGAGGGGCCCTTTGAGGCGTGGCGGGTGTCCGTGGACTACGGTACGTCCAATCCCGCCTCCTTCGGCCTGTGGGGCAGAAGGAACGGCGTTTGGTATCGGACGGCGGAGTACTACTACGACTCCCGGAGGACCGGACGGCAGAAAACCGACGGGGAGTACGTGGAGGACCTGCGGCGCCTGGCGGGGGACCGGGTGATCCAGCGGGTCATCGCGGACCCCTCGGCGGCCAGCTTCATCCTGGCGCTGCAGCGGGCCGGATTTCCCGTGGTCAAGGCCCGGAACGACGTCGCAGACGGCATCCGGGTGACGGCGGACCTGCTGAAGGCGGGACGGCTGGTGATCTGCGAGGGCTGCGCCGACCTGCTGCGGGAGATGGAGCTGTACTGCTGGGAGGACCGGGGGACGCGGGACGCGCCCCGGAAGGAGCACGACCACGCCATGGACGAGATGCGGTATTTCGCCATGGACGTGGCGGCGGAGGAACAGGGCGGATTCGCGGCCACCTGCGTGGAGCGGCGGGCCCTGTGA
- a CDS encoding terminase small subunit — MERRESEARFCRAYLRTMDPERAAAEAGRKDGFALLEQETVRSRLEIMRSGAAAQVRREDVLRRLAQLAFGRANDAVRLALGQGGTDPEGLDLSAVAEFRVTDKGGVEVKMVDRVRALETLWGLLDGGADGAEELCRALAEAAEDGGWEDG; from the coding sequence ATGGAGAGGCGGGAGAGCGAGGCACGGTTTTGCCGTGCGTATCTCAGGACCATGGATCCGGAGCGGGCCGCCGCGGAGGCGGGGCGAAAGGACGGATTCGCTCTGCTGGAGCAGGAGACAGTCCGCAGCCGGCTGGAGATCATGCGCTCCGGTGCCGCAGCTCAGGTCCGGCGGGAGGACGTGCTGCGAAGGCTGGCCCAGCTGGCCTTCGGCCGGGCCAACGACGCGGTGCGCCTGGCGCTGGGGCAGGGAGGGACGGACCCGGAGGGGCTGGACCTGTCCGCTGTGGCGGAATTCCGGGTGACAGACAAGGGCGGTGTGGAGGTCAAGATGGTGGACCGGGTGCGGGCTCTGGAGACCCTCTGGGGCCTGCTGGACGGCGGCGCGGATGGGGCTGAGGAGCTGTGTCGGGCCCTGGCGGAGGCCGCCGAGGACGGGGGGTGGGAGGACGGCTGA
- a CDS encoding DUF4118 domain-containing protein: MKSNKSLSARLFPFSWRDLVISAGILLCALELCILLQMGDTSDGFASPIFVLAVLLVSRLTSGYLYGLITSVTGVICVNYVFTSPYWAFNFTLSGYPLTFLTFLAVSVITSTLTTQIKQQERLRAEGEKEKMRANLLRSVSHDIRTPLTSIVGATSTLLENPGLSAEEQQTLLKDARDDAQWLIRVVENLLSITRMGDTQAHITKQPEAAEEVLGEAVRKFRKRFPGITVEVRAPEELLLVPMDPILVEQVLSNLLENAALHGIHTTHITLSVRLDGDHARFSVRDNGGGIPAKVLPTLFDGGLKHSETSAGDGKRNMGLGLSVCLAIVRAHGGTMEANNLSEGAEFSFRLPLA; the protein is encoded by the coding sequence TTGAAATCCAATAAATCCCTTTCCGCGCGGCTGTTCCCCTTTTCCTGGCGGGACCTGGTGATCTCCGCCGGCATCTTGCTGTGCGCCCTGGAACTGTGCATCCTGCTGCAGATGGGCGACACCAGCGATGGCTTCGCCTCTCCCATTTTCGTTCTGGCGGTGCTGCTGGTCTCTCGTCTGACCTCCGGCTATCTCTATGGACTCATCACCTCAGTGACAGGCGTCATCTGCGTGAACTACGTGTTCACCTCGCCTTACTGGGCTTTCAACTTCACACTCTCCGGTTATCCCCTCACCTTTTTGACCTTTCTGGCAGTGTCGGTCATCACCAGCACCCTGACCACTCAAATCAAGCAGCAGGAGCGGCTGCGGGCCGAGGGGGAAAAGGAGAAGATGCGGGCCAATCTGCTGCGCTCAGTCTCCCACGATATCCGCACCCCTCTGACCTCCATCGTGGGGGCCACCTCTACTCTGCTGGAAAATCCGGGTCTGTCCGCGGAGGAGCAGCAGACGCTGCTGAAGGATGCCAGGGACGATGCCCAGTGGCTGATCCGGGTGGTAGAAAATCTGCTGTCCATTACCCGCATGGGAGATACTCAGGCCCATATCACCAAGCAGCCGGAAGCAGCGGAAGAAGTTCTGGGGGAAGCGGTGCGGAAATTCCGCAAACGGTTCCCGGGAATCACAGTGGAGGTCCGGGCACCGGAGGAACTGCTGCTGGTGCCTATGGACCCCATTCTGGTGGAGCAGGTACTCTCCAACCTGCTGGAAAACGCAGCGCTTCATGGGATCCACACCACACACATCACCCTGTCCGTGCGGCTGGACGGCGACCACGCTCGTTTTTCCGTCCGGGACAACGGCGGCGGTATCCCCGCGAAAGTTCTGCCCACTCTGTTCGACGGCGGTCTCAAGCACAGCGAGACCAGCGCCGGCGACGGCAAACGAAATATGGGCCTGGGGCTTTCCGTGTGCCTGGCGATCGTCCGGGCCCACGGCGGCACCATGGAGGCCAACAATCTGTCTGAGGGCGCGGAATTCTCTTTCCGTCTGCCCCTTGCCTGA
- a CDS encoding response regulator transcription factor: protein MNIREKILVIEDEKSISHFISTVLNSNGYEAMQARTGAEALSMISSHCPDLIILDLGLPDMDGLDILRQLRSWSSLPVVVVSARSHERDKVDALDLGADDYLTKPFGTDELLARVRTAIRHTRTASGNDEIARNGTYSVGELVIDYNKHQVLVRGENVHLTLSEFRIVALLGKYAGKVLTYDFIIKELWGPRASGDNQILRVNMANIRRKIEKNPAEPEYLFTEVGVGYRMAEGE, encoded by the coding sequence ATGAACATCCGGGAAAAAATTCTGGTGATTGAAGATGAAAAGAGCATTTCTCATTTCATCTCCACTGTACTCAATTCCAACGGCTACGAGGCCATGCAGGCCCGCACCGGCGCAGAGGCCCTGTCCATGATCTCTTCCCACTGCCCGGACCTGATCATTCTGGATCTGGGCCTTCCTGATATGGACGGCCTGGACATCCTGCGCCAGCTGCGCTCCTGGTCCAGCCTTCCGGTGGTGGTCGTCTCCGCCCGCTCCCACGAGCGGGATAAAGTAGATGCCCTGGACCTGGGCGCCGACGACTATCTCACCAAGCCCTTCGGCACCGACGAGCTGCTGGCCCGGGTCCGCACCGCCATCCGCCACACCCGCACCGCCTCCGGCAACGATGAGATTGCCCGCAACGGTACCTACTCTGTGGGGGAGCTGGTCATTGACTACAACAAGCATCAGGTCCTGGTTCGGGGGGAGAACGTCCATCTGACTCTCAGCGAGTTCCGGATCGTGGCGCTTCTTGGCAAATATGCCGGCAAGGTCCTGACCTACGACTTCATCATCAAGGAGTTGTGGGGCCCCCGGGCCAGCGGTGACAACCAGATCCTCCGGGTCAATATGGCCAATATCCGCCGCAAGATTGAAAAAAACCCCGCCGAGCCGGAGTATCTGTTTACAGAAGTGGGCGTGGGCTACCGCATGGCCGAGGGAGAATGA
- a CDS encoding carbon starvation protein A has protein sequence MATFILGLVILFVGAAIYGKFCEKVFGPDDRETPAYSKQDGVDYVPMRGWKNSLINLLNIAGTGPIFGPIQGILFGPIAFITIPIGNVIGGAMHDYFSGMICLRDGGSQMSSMIRKYSNKGVYRVYNVFVCLLLLLVGAVFIYTPGDIAATGIFNFSGLANDPTTWIIYGAIFVYYLIATVFPIDAIIGRIYPIFGAILMFSALGVFIGLFAHGYPLLNIWDDWQGVAFSAFQTTADGGTAPFSYGEYFATGHFLPVFFVTVACGILSGFHSTQTAIISRTVKSEKQGRMTFYNMMILEGFIAMVWAAAAMGIYNLGIQAANAGATGTVIAVCKDILGNVGGVIALIGIVVLPITSGDTALRGLRLTVAETLHIDQSSNSKRLGLSAIIFALVAVILVFAKTNAEGFNILWRYFAWSNQTLSLFAFLAISIWMFENKKGNFVWVPLIPGAWYTFITVTYIANAKIGFNIPWTAAYVIGVVAAVAYVAVIIWYGKKRASVLAK, from the coding sequence ATGGCAACATTTATCCTGGGCCTCGTGATTTTGTTCGTAGGCGCCGCCATCTACGGCAAGTTCTGCGAAAAAGTCTTTGGCCCCGACGACCGTGAGACTCCTGCTTATTCCAAGCAGGACGGCGTGGACTACGTTCCCATGAGAGGCTGGAAGAACAGCCTGATCAACCTGCTGAACATCGCCGGCACCGGCCCCATCTTCGGACCCATTCAGGGCATCCTCTTCGGGCCCATCGCCTTCATCACCATCCCCATCGGCAACGTCATCGGCGGTGCTATGCACGACTATTTCTCCGGCATGATCTGCCTGCGTGACGGCGGCAGCCAGATGTCCTCCATGATCCGCAAGTATTCCAACAAGGGTGTTTACCGCGTGTACAACGTGTTCGTCTGCCTGCTTCTGCTGCTGGTGGGCGCCGTGTTCATCTACACCCCCGGCGACATCGCCGCCACCGGTATCTTCAACTTCAGCGGCCTGGCCAATGATCCCACCACCTGGATCATCTACGGTGCTATCTTTGTCTATTACCTGATCGCCACCGTGTTCCCCATCGACGCCATCATCGGCCGCATCTATCCCATCTTCGGCGCCATCCTGATGTTCTCCGCCCTGGGCGTGTTCATTGGTCTGTTCGCTCACGGCTATCCTCTGCTGAACATCTGGGACGACTGGCAGGGCGTCGCTTTCAGCGCCTTCCAGACCACCGCTGACGGCGGCACCGCCCCCTTCAGCTATGGTGAGTACTTCGCCACCGGCCACTTCCTGCCCGTGTTCTTCGTGACCGTGGCCTGCGGCATCCTCTCCGGCTTCCACTCCACTCAGACCGCCATCATCTCCCGTACGGTCAAGAGCGAGAAGCAGGGCCGCATGACCTTCTACAACATGATGATCCTGGAAGGCTTCATCGCCATGGTTTGGGCCGCTGCCGCCATGGGCATCTACAACCTGGGCATCCAGGCTGCCAACGCCGGCGCCACCGGCACCGTTATCGCGGTCTGCAAGGATATTCTGGGCAACGTGGGCGGCGTCATCGCCCTGATCGGCATTGTGGTTCTGCCCATCACCTCCGGCGACACCGCTCTGCGCGGCCTGCGCCTGACCGTGGCCGAAACCCTGCACATCGACCAGAGCAGCAACAGCAAGCGCCTGGGCCTGTCCGCCATCATCTTCGCCCTGGTGGCCGTGATCCTGGTGTTCGCCAAGACCAATGCCGAGGGCTTCAACATCCTGTGGCGTTACTTCGCCTGGTCCAACCAGACCCTGTCTCTGTTCGCCTTCCTGGCCATCTCCATCTGGATGTTCGAGAACAAGAAGGGCAACTTCGTGTGGGTGCCTTTGATCCCCGGCGCCTGGTACACCTTCATCACCGTTACTTACATTGCCAACGCCAAGATCGGCTTCAACATCCCCTGGACCGCCGCCTATGTGATCGGCGTGGTCGCCGCTGTGGCGTATGTGGCTGTTATCATCTGGTACGGCAAGAAGCGCGCCAGCGTCCTGGCAAAATAA
- a CDS encoding type I restriction endonuclease subunit R, with translation MNSFEIVASSNESTVVAEYTPEKRKRTDYQSEAELEQDFIKRLVSQGYEYISIKSEQDLIDNLRAQLERLNNYTFFDKEWNDFYNSVISNGNDGIVEKTRKIQEDYLQNLTLDNGYVKNIKLIDKTNIHNNHLQIINQYEEDGGKHDTRYDVTILVNGLPLVHIELKKRGNAIREAFNQINRYQRDSFWAGSGLYQYVQLFVISNGTHTKYYSNTTRFQHIKDNAEKNAAKKKKTSNSFEFTSYWADEKNRTIPDLVDFTKTFFAKHTLLNILTRYCVFTSEDLLLVMRPYQIAATEKILNRIIVSTNLKKTGRKEAGGYIWHTTGSGKTLTSFKTAQLAQGLNFIDKVLFVVDRKDLDYQTMKEYDRFEKGAANSNTSTKILQKQMEDDNARIIITTIQKLDKFISKNKEHEVYKKHIVMIFDECHRSQFGDMHKSITKHFKNYHIFGFTGTPIFAINSNSSNAPNMRTTAQVFGGEPDENGNKVRPLHAYTIVDAIHDGNVLPFRIDYINTIKNPELLYDKQVKAIDREKALLDPKRVSEITQYILEHFEQKTYRNQSRSYYDHKVITNVEKMAKSKNNTVSEQKTTAKVNGFNSIFAVASIPAAIAYYNEFKKQMEETGHKLNIATIFSFNPNEEDPDDILQDENFDTSGLDQTSRDFLDSAIDDYNKLFNVSYDTSADKFPNYYKDVSLRMKNREIDLLIVVNMFLTGFDATTLNTLWVDKNLKDHGLIQAFSRTNRILNSVKTFGNIVCFRNLETATNNALALFGDKNARGMVILKTYNEYMNGYEDEHGKHIEGYNELVARLVNEFPISSQIIGEDNEKEFIKLFGRILKLRNILRCFDDFESGSSVSVRDLQDYQSIYIDLYQDYAKKSDIEKERINDDIVFEIELIKQVEVNIDYILMLVAKYHESNCEDKTILANINKSIDASVELRSKKALIEGFVAQMTVKTDVEKDWKDFVKKQKEQDLETIIKDEKLKHAEAQKFIENSFRDGGIKTTGTDLDKILPPISRFSGGSNRALKKQTVINKLKDFFEKYFGLV, from the coding sequence ATGAATAGCTTTGAAATTGTGGCAAGTTCTAATGAAAGTACGGTGGTGGCAGAGTATACACCCGAAAAAAGAAAAAGAACTGACTATCAAAGCGAAGCAGAACTTGAACAGGATTTTATCAAGCGTCTTGTCAGCCAGGGCTATGAATACATTTCTATAAAAAGCGAACAGGACTTAATTGACAATCTCCGTGCTCAGCTTGAAAGACTGAATAACTACACCTTTTTTGATAAAGAGTGGAACGACTTTTACAACAGCGTTATTTCAAACGGCAATGATGGAATTGTAGAGAAAACCCGCAAAATACAGGAAGATTATCTGCAAAATCTCACTCTTGATAACGGTTATGTAAAAAATATCAAGCTGATAGACAAGACCAACATCCATAACAATCATTTGCAAATAATAAACCAGTATGAAGAAGACGGCGGAAAGCATGATACTCGTTATGATGTGACAATTTTGGTAAATGGATTGCCGTTGGTGCATATTGAACTTAAAAAACGAGGGAACGCAATTCGAGAAGCGTTTAACCAAATCAATCGATACCAGCGTGACAGCTTTTGGGCAGGCAGCGGATTGTATCAGTATGTACAGCTGTTTGTAATCTCCAATGGTACGCATACAAAGTATTATTCTAACACAACAAGATTTCAGCATATCAAAGATAATGCAGAGAAAAACGCAGCAAAAAAGAAAAAGACTTCTAATAGCTTTGAATTTACAAGTTATTGGGCGGATGAGAAAAACCGCACCATCCCGGACCTTGTAGACTTTACAAAAACTTTTTTTGCAAAACATACGCTGCTTAATATTTTGACTCGTTACTGTGTATTTACTTCAGAGGATTTGTTATTGGTAATGCGTCCTTATCAAATTGCGGCAACTGAAAAAATTTTAAACCGCATTATCGTTTCTACCAATCTCAAAAAAACCGGCAGAAAAGAGGCGGGCGGTTACATTTGGCATACCACCGGAAGCGGTAAGACTTTAACCAGTTTTAAAACTGCACAGCTTGCTCAAGGATTGAATTTCATTGATAAAGTATTGTTTGTTGTGGATAGAAAAGATCTTGACTATCAGACAATGAAAGAATACGACAGATTTGAAAAAGGTGCTGCCAACAGCAACACCTCTACTAAAATTCTGCAAAAACAAATGGAAGATGATAATGCAAGAATCATCATTACAACCATTCAAAAGTTAGATAAATTCATATCCAAGAACAAAGAACATGAAGTTTATAAAAAACACATTGTTATGATTTTCGATGAATGCCACCGTTCTCAGTTCGGAGATATGCACAAGTCGATTACAAAGCACTTTAAGAATTATCATATTTTCGGGTTTACGGGCACCCCTATTTTCGCCATAAACTCGAATAGTTCCAATGCTCCGAATATGCGTACCACAGCACAAGTTTTCGGAGGTGAGCCGGACGAAAACGGAAACAAAGTAAGACCACTGCACGCATACACCATTGTAGATGCTATTCACGATGGAAATGTCCTGCCTTTTAGAATCGATTATATCAACACGATCAAAAACCCTGAACTTTTATACGACAAGCAAGTAAAGGCAATTGACCGTGAAAAAGCTTTGCTTGATCCTAAAAGAGTATCTGAGATTACACAATACATTCTTGAACATTTTGAGCAGAAAACCTATCGTAATCAAAGTCGCTCCTATTATGACCATAAAGTGATTACGAATGTAGAAAAAATGGCGAAGTCCAAGAATAATACGGTATCAGAGCAAAAAACAACTGCAAAAGTAAATGGTTTTAATTCGATTTTTGCAGTCGCATCTATTCCGGCAGCAATTGCATACTACAATGAATTTAAAAAGCAAATGGAGGAAACAGGTCACAAATTAAATATTGCTACGATATTCAGTTTTAATCCAAACGAAGAAGATCCGGATGATATCTTGCAAGATGAGAATTTTGACACAAGCGGTCTTGATCAGACTTCACGGGATTTTCTTGACAGTGCGATTGATGATTATAATAAGCTGTTTAATGTTAGCTATGATACATCCGCCGATAAATTTCCCAACTATTATAAAGATGTATCATTGAGAATGAAAAATCGTGAGATTGATTTGCTGATCGTAGTCAATATGTTTCTAACGGGATTTGACGCTACTACTCTCAATACCTTATGGGTAGATAAGAATTTAAAGGATCATGGTTTGATACAAGCGTTTTCCCGTACCAATCGTATTTTAAACTCAGTTAAAACATTTGGAAACATTGTTTGTTTTAGGAACCTTGAAACAGCCACTAATAATGCCTTAGCACTTTTTGGGGATAAAAACGCAAGAGGTATGGTTATTCTAAAAACTTACAATGAGTATATGAATGGCTATGAAGATGAACACGGAAAACATATTGAAGGTTATAACGAGCTTGTAGCCAGACTGGTAAACGAATTTCCGATAAGCAGTCAAATCATCGGCGAGGATAACGAAAAAGAATTTATCAAACTGTTTGGTCGCATTTTGAAATTGAGAAATATTTTAAGGTGTTTTGATGATTTTGAAAGCGGCAGTTCTGTATCCGTTAGAGATTTACAGGATTATCAAAGCATTTATATTGACTTATATCAAGATTATGCTAAAAAAAGCGACATTGAAAAAGAACGAATCAATGATGATATTGTTTTTGAAATCGAACTTATCAAGCAGGTTGAGGTCAATATAGATTATATTTTGATGCTTGTTGCCAAATATCACGAATCAAATTGTGAGGATAAAACGATTCTTGCTAATATTAATAAATCAATAGATGCAAGTGTTGAGTTGCGCAGCAAAAAAGCTTTAATTGAGGGGTTTGTTGCCCAAATGACAGTAAAAACAGATGTTGAAAAGGATTGGAAAGACTTTGTTAAAAAGCAAAAAGAGCAGGACTTAGAAACAATCATCAAAGATGAAAAACTAAAACACGCTGAAGCTCAAAAATTTATAGAAAACTCATTCAGAGATGGTGGGATAAAAACCACAGGAACAGATCTTGATAAAATATTGCCGCCAATTTCAAGGTTTTCAGGTGGTTCAAATAGAGCTTTGAAAAAACAGACTGTCATTAATAAGCTAAAAGACTTTTTTGAAAAATATTTCGGCTTAGTATAA
- a CDS encoding restriction endonuclease subunit S, translated as MGKLEQLINELCPEGVECDFLYTVMDYEQPTKYIVKDTKYDDDFKTPVLTAGQSFILGYTNESTGIFEASTDNPVIIFDDFTTSFHWVNFNFKVKSSAMKMLRLKRDRSHDADFRYIYHVMKNIQYAPVDHTRQWIEKYSKFKIPLPPLPVQEEIVRILDKFTELTAELTAELTARKQQYEYYRDDLLSKNTNKKSLKQIALSSRSGGTPLKSNKDYYENGTIPWLRTQEVVFNEINKTDCFITELAVQETSAKWIPVNCVIIAISGASAGRCAINKIPLTTNQHCLAIEINPEVALYKYVFYCVCNQYDDLIAKKEGARGDLNSSRILGLEIPIPYPGDKEKSLAEQQCIVDILDQFNKLCYDISEGLPAEIEARQKQYEYYRDKLLTFKKREATENE; from the coding sequence ATGGGTAAATTAGAACAACTTATAAATGAACTTTGCCCAGAAGGTGTAGAGTGCGATTTTTTGTACACAGTGATGGATTATGAGCAACCTACAAAATATATTGTAAAAGATACTAAATACGATGACGATTTTAAAACCCCTGTATTGACAGCGGGGCAATCTTTCATTTTGGGATATACTAATGAGAGTACGGGTATATTTGAGGCGTCAACAGATAATCCGGTTATAATTTTTGATGATTTTACTACTTCTTTTCATTGGGTAAACTTTAATTTCAAGGTTAAATCTTCTGCAATGAAGATGTTAAGATTAAAAAGGGATAGGTCTCATGATGCAGATTTTAGATATATATATCATGTGATGAAAAACATACAATACGCTCCTGTAGACCATACTCGTCAGTGGATTGAAAAATATTCAAAGTTTAAAATTCCTCTTCCGCCTTTACCGGTACAAGAAGAAATCGTTCGTATACTGGATAAATTTACGGAACTCACTGCGGAACTCACTGCGGAACTCACTGCAAGAAAACAGCAGTATGAGTACTATAGAGATGATTTGTTGAGTAAAAACACCAATAAAAAGTCATTAAAACAAATAGCACTATCAAGTCGCTCTGGCGGTACTCCTTTAAAAAGTAATAAAGATTACTACGAGAATGGGACTATTCCGTGGCTTAGAACGCAAGAAGTTGTTTTTAATGAAATCAATAAGACAGATTGTTTTATCACAGAATTAGCCGTGCAAGAAACATCAGCAAAGTGGATACCTGTAAATTGCGTAATTATTGCGATTTCGGGTGCATCAGCGGGACGATGTGCTATAAATAAAATACCATTAACCACAAATCAGCACTGTTTGGCAATAGAAATTAATCCAGAAGTTGCTTTGTATAAATATGTGTTTTATTGTGTTTGTAATCAATATGACGATTTGATTGCAAAAAAAGAGGGTGCACGGGGAGACCTTAATTCTTCAAGAATTTTAGGCTTAGAAATTCCAATTCCATATCCAGGAGATAAGGAAAAATCACTTGCAGAGCAACAATGCATAGTTGATATTCTTGATCAATTTAATAAGCTTTGCTACGATATAAGCGAGGGATTACCTGCCGAAATTGAAGCAAGACAAAAACAATACGAATATTACCGAGATAAACTCTTAACCTTCAAAAAGAGGGAGGCGACGGAAAATGAATAG